A portion of the Edaphobacter lichenicola genome contains these proteins:
- the priA gene encoding replication restart helicase PriA: protein MGLFCDVALPVPLDQVFTYAVDGVVPVVGARVLVPFSGQRLMGVVVRVHEDAPAEDFEIKPVQQVLDDAALLPDELMKLAEWIAAYYVAPLGEVLRGMLPLAAEVKRHFSYRIAEAGRRVLYEGAVKGSSRRSKLTPEEQNREYAVLNYLEGGEQAKMSALRSATGANKGLLEGMVRKKWLVREAVAEERDARRLEKIAVLVAEARLPKLNENQTAILAELAAVGGRMRVLDLRLSLGRAGVPESTLGTLVKRGLVTIEEVAEEFHLGGVAAHGKKHAHEHALNEAQMEVLGTIAAAMEKGGFRPHLLYGVTGSGKTSVYFAAMQRALDAGKSALLLVPEIGLTPAMAGQMVAAFGGEVALLHSQLTPDERAEQWHRIRRGEARIVVGTRSAVFAPMVDLGLIIVDEEHDSSYKQEETPRYHGRDVAVMRAKLNEAVVVLGSATPSLESWANAEKGRYARVEMRQRVMDRPLPLVELVDMREEFRETGQEHIFSRKLIEETQATLDRGEQVILLLNRRGYSSTVMCRSCGEKIECENCSISMTYHKPVSGNDAVAQPGQRLECHYCGSRRSVPKACPQCESEHLYFLGAGSQQGEERLQELFPMARIGRMDRDTVRGRSDMERLLARLHGGEINLLVGTQMIAKGHDIHGVTLVGVIGADFALGLPDFRAAERVFQLLTQVSGRAGRGDLIGKVLVQTYHPDHYAIQFAAKHDYPGFVAKEMQYRRWMHYPPYAVLANVVIQSEKLEEATAWAGTLGRWFQQARLDKVRVLGPAAAPIVRLKRIYRYHFVLKAEKRQTLGQTLRTMLAFAEAQGIARRNLVVDVDAVHLM from the coding sequence ATGGGTTTGTTTTGTGATGTTGCTCTTCCGGTGCCGCTGGACCAGGTGTTTACCTATGCGGTCGACGGCGTGGTACCGGTTGTGGGGGCGCGGGTGTTGGTGCCGTTCAGTGGGCAAAGGCTGATGGGTGTGGTGGTGCGGGTGCATGAGGATGCTCCTGCTGAGGATTTTGAGATTAAGCCGGTGCAGCAGGTGTTGGATGATGCTGCGCTTCTGCCGGATGAGTTGATGAAGCTGGCAGAGTGGATCGCCGCGTACTATGTGGCTCCGCTGGGCGAGGTGCTGCGCGGGATGTTGCCGCTGGCGGCGGAGGTGAAGCGGCATTTTTCTTATCGGATCGCAGAGGCCGGGCGGAGGGTGTTGTATGAGGGTGCGGTGAAGGGGTCTTCGCGGCGATCGAAGCTCACACCAGAGGAGCAGAATCGTGAGTATGCGGTGCTGAACTATCTGGAGGGTGGAGAGCAGGCGAAGATGTCGGCGCTGCGGTCAGCTACGGGCGCGAATAAGGGACTGCTGGAGGGGATGGTCCGGAAGAAGTGGCTGGTGCGCGAGGCAGTGGCCGAGGAGAGGGATGCTCGACGGTTGGAGAAGATTGCAGTCCTGGTGGCGGAGGCTCGGCTGCCGAAGTTGAATGAGAATCAAACGGCGATTCTTGCGGAGTTGGCTGCAGTGGGTGGGCGGATGCGAGTGCTGGACCTGCGGCTGAGTCTGGGCAGGGCTGGTGTGCCGGAGTCTACGCTCGGCACGCTGGTGAAGCGTGGATTGGTGACGATTGAAGAGGTCGCAGAGGAGTTTCATCTTGGTGGTGTTGCGGCGCATGGAAAGAAGCATGCGCATGAACACGCTTTGAATGAGGCGCAGATGGAGGTGCTGGGGACGATTGCAGCGGCGATGGAGAAGGGCGGGTTTCGGCCGCATCTGTTGTACGGGGTTACGGGGAGCGGGAAGACTTCGGTTTATTTTGCTGCGATGCAGAGGGCGCTCGATGCAGGGAAGTCGGCGTTGCTGCTGGTGCCGGAGATTGGATTGACGCCGGCGATGGCGGGACAGATGGTGGCGGCGTTTGGGGGCGAGGTGGCGTTGTTGCACTCGCAGTTGACGCCGGATGAGAGAGCCGAGCAGTGGCATAGGATTCGCCGGGGTGAGGCGAGGATTGTGGTGGGGACGCGGTCGGCGGTGTTTGCGCCGATGGTAGATCTGGGATTGATCATCGTGGATGAGGAGCATGATTCGAGCTACAAGCAGGAGGAGACGCCGCGGTATCACGGGAGAGATGTGGCGGTAATGCGGGCGAAGTTGAATGAAGCGGTGGTCGTGCTGGGGTCGGCGACGCCTTCGCTGGAGAGTTGGGCGAATGCCGAGAAGGGACGATATGCGCGAGTGGAAATGAGACAACGCGTGATGGATCGTCCGTTGCCGCTGGTGGAGTTGGTGGATATGAGGGAGGAGTTTCGCGAGACGGGGCAGGAGCATATCTTTTCGCGGAAGCTGATTGAAGAGACACAGGCTACGCTCGATCGTGGAGAGCAGGTGATTCTGCTGCTGAATCGGCGAGGGTACTCGTCAACGGTGATGTGCAGGAGTTGCGGGGAGAAGATCGAGTGTGAGAACTGCTCGATCTCGATGACGTATCACAAGCCGGTGAGCGGCAACGATGCGGTTGCACAGCCGGGGCAGCGGTTGGAGTGCCACTACTGCGGGTCGCGGCGGTCGGTTCCGAAGGCTTGCCCACAGTGCGAGAGCGAACATCTTTATTTTCTGGGGGCGGGATCGCAGCAGGGCGAGGAGCGGCTGCAGGAACTCTTTCCAATGGCACGGATTGGACGGATGGATCGCGATACGGTGCGCGGGAGGAGCGATATGGAGCGACTGCTCGCACGGCTGCATGGGGGCGAGATCAATCTGCTGGTGGGGACGCAGATGATCGCGAAGGGGCACGATATTCATGGGGTTACGCTGGTGGGTGTGATCGGGGCGGACTTTGCGTTGGGGCTGCCGGATTTTCGCGCTGCGGAGCGTGTGTTTCAACTGCTGACGCAGGTATCGGGGCGGGCGGGGCGAGGTGATCTGATTGGAAAGGTGTTGGTGCAGACGTATCATCCAGATCACTATGCGATTCAGTTTGCTGCGAAGCATGACTATCCGGGATTTGTAGCGAAGGAGATGCAGTACCGGCGGTGGATGCACTACCCACCATATGCTGTGCTGGCGAATGTAGTAATTCAGAGCGAGAAGCTGGAGGAGGCGACGGCGTGGGCGGGGACGCTGGGGCGATGGTTTCAGCAGGCTCGTCTGGATAAGGTGAGGGTTCTGGGACCCGCAGCCGCGCCGATCGTGCGGCTGAAACGGATCTACCGGTATCACTTTGTGTTGAAAGCAGAAAAGAGACAGACGCTCGGGCAGACGCTGCGGACGATGCTGGCGTTTGCCGAGGCACAAGGGATCGCACGCCGGAACCTGGTGGTCGACGTGGATGCGGTGCATCTGATGTGA
- a CDS encoding AraC family transcriptional regulator: protein MSKHFRISGRLPVKLKELGVRVSSVLEHAGLPSGLFDQSRISLSTEEFFALWRGIGQVSPDPAIGLALGTETKAEHFDPVVLAALSTGNFGEAMRQIARYKQLSCPEELVLDAGDTEWSIHFRWLLAKEMEPAVLTDLCFAWVLAIARHGTAMRISPVRLELQRARAHAKPLERHFGCPVLFGAARNAIVFRASDTALHFVTRNAELLAMLAPQLDEELKQQRGEESFPERVRATIQRKLTGSRPKMQEIARELHISSRTLQRRLQDAGYSFQRALEEARHQLARHYLTNSLLELSETAHLLGYEDSNSFVRAFRVWEGVPPAHWRGAQREKAAS, encoded by the coding sequence ATGAGTAAGCATTTTCGGATCTCGGGCCGTCTGCCGGTGAAGTTGAAGGAGTTGGGAGTTCGTGTGTCTTCGGTTTTGGAGCATGCGGGACTGCCTTCGGGACTGTTCGATCAATCTCGAATCTCGTTATCGACAGAGGAGTTCTTTGCGTTGTGGCGGGGGATTGGGCAGGTAAGCCCGGACCCCGCCATAGGGCTTGCGCTGGGCACCGAGACGAAGGCGGAGCACTTCGATCCCGTGGTGCTTGCGGCACTTTCGACGGGGAACTTTGGGGAGGCGATGCGGCAGATTGCTCGCTATAAACAACTCTCGTGTCCGGAGGAGCTTGTGCTTGACGCGGGGGATACGGAGTGGAGTATTCATTTTCGCTGGCTGCTGGCCAAGGAGATGGAGCCTGCGGTGCTGACCGACCTGTGCTTTGCGTGGGTGCTTGCGATTGCGCGGCATGGGACAGCGATGCGAATCTCACCGGTGCGTCTTGAACTGCAACGAGCGCGTGCACATGCGAAGCCTCTTGAACGGCACTTTGGCTGCCCGGTTCTGTTTGGCGCGGCGCGAAATGCGATTGTGTTTCGTGCGTCGGATACTGCGCTGCACTTTGTGACTCGTAACGCGGAGTTGTTGGCGATGCTTGCGCCGCAACTGGATGAGGAACTGAAGCAGCAGAGAGGCGAGGAGAGTTTTCCTGAGCGTGTGCGAGCGACGATTCAGAGGAAGCTTACGGGGAGTCGTCCGAAGATGCAGGAGATTGCTCGCGAACTTCATATCAGCTCTCGAACGCTGCAGCGCCGGTTGCAGGATGCGGGCTATAGCTTTCAACGGGCTTTGGAAGAGGCGCGGCACCAGCTGGCGCGACACTATCTTACGAACTCGCTGCTGGAGTTAAGCGAGACGGCTCATCTGCTTGGGTATGAGGATTCGAACTCGTTTGTGCGGGCGTTTCGGGTTTGGGAGGGGGTTCCGCCGGCGCATTGGCGTGGAGCGCAGCGGGAGAAAGCTGCTTCGTAG
- a CDS encoding NAD(P)-dependent alcohol dehydrogenase, translating into MYNAKAFSAASASSPLASTTIARRDPTETDVQIEILFCGICHSDLHQARNEWSGAIPTVYPCIPGHEIVGRVTKTGSAVTKFKTGDVVAVGCMVDSDGTCEECKAGFEQFCPNVTLTYNFPDKHTGGVTYGGYSDSVVVDQRFVLKVPSNLDPAGAAPLLCAGITTFSPMHHWGVTKGKKVGVVGLGGLGHMGVKFAHALGAHVVLFTTSPNKKDDALRLGADEVVISRNADEMAKHAGSFDFILDAVSADHDINAYLNLLRRDGNICLVGAPEKPLSVAAFNLLFGRKSLSGSPIGGIAETQEMLDFCGKNNITADVEIIPIQKVNDAYERLLKQDVKYRFVIDMASLKGAA; encoded by the coding sequence ATGTACAACGCGAAAGCATTCTCTGCTGCCAGTGCGTCATCGCCGCTTGCGTCCACTACGATCGCGCGGCGCGATCCAACCGAAACAGACGTGCAGATCGAAATTCTCTTCTGCGGAATCTGTCATTCTGATCTGCACCAGGCCCGTAATGAGTGGAGCGGTGCGATCCCCACGGTCTACCCCTGTATTCCGGGCCATGAGATTGTTGGCCGTGTCACCAAGACCGGCTCGGCTGTAACGAAGTTCAAGACCGGCGACGTCGTTGCTGTCGGCTGCATGGTCGACTCGGACGGCACATGCGAGGAGTGTAAGGCAGGTTTTGAACAGTTCTGCCCGAACGTAACTCTCACTTATAACTTCCCTGACAAGCATACCGGCGGTGTGACGTACGGCGGCTACTCGGACAGCGTTGTGGTGGACCAGAGATTTGTTCTCAAAGTTCCGAGCAACCTTGATCCTGCGGGTGCTGCACCTCTGCTGTGCGCGGGGATTACCACCTTCTCGCCGATGCATCACTGGGGCGTGACGAAGGGCAAGAAGGTCGGCGTTGTGGGTCTTGGCGGGCTCGGCCACATGGGCGTGAAGTTTGCTCATGCGCTGGGTGCGCACGTCGTGCTGTTTACGACTTCGCCTAACAAGAAGGACGATGCTCTTCGCCTGGGAGCGGATGAGGTTGTCATTTCGCGCAACGCCGATGAGATGGCAAAGCATGCGGGCAGCTTCGACTTTATCCTAGATGCGGTGTCGGCTGATCACGATATCAACGCTTATCTTAATTTGCTGCGTCGCGATGGGAATATCTGCCTGGTCGGTGCGCCGGAGAAGCCGCTTTCTGTGGCTGCGTTCAACCTGCTGTTCGGTCGCAAGAGTCTGTCGGGTTCGCCGATTGGCGGCATTGCGGAGACGCAGGAGATGCTCGACTTTTGCGGCAAGAACAACATCACCGCTGACGTCGAGATCATTCCGATTCAGAAGGTCAACGATGCTTACGAGAGGTTGCTGAAGCAGGACGTGAAGTACCGGTTCGTTATCGACATGGCTTCTTTGAAGGGTGCGGCATAG
- a CDS encoding phospholipase C, giving the protein MTGRFPRTCVALLTGSLNVILLGCGATISTSVSSGTNAVPPGTIKHIVVIFQENVSFDHYFGTYPTAINMPGESPFTALPGTPAVDGLSQTLLTNNPNASNTRNGAGAANPFRLSPADAATADQDHQYGPEQLAFDAGAMDLFPLSVGAKDEADMGSGILATTGLTMGYYDGNTVTAIWNYAQHYAMSDRFFGTTFGPSTIGAINLISGQTNGAVNDFNAEGAMISDGYGGFTLFDNADPVNEICAASDSTALHMTGNNVGDLLNGAGVTWGWFAEGFDLTATNSNGTTGCHRSHTSAITKQTSLDYIPYINPFQYYASTANPTHARPTSLQTIGLANDGSTNHQYDLQDFFNAVAAGNFPAVSFLKPAAYHDGHAGFSDPLDEQAFLTSTINLIEQTPEWSSTVILVAYDDSDGWYDHVNNVINGSATEQDAYTSLGVCGNSATALPGVNPATLHAQGRCGYGPRLPILVISPWAKPNYVSHTITDQTSILRFIEDVFLNQQRIGQGSYDSIAGSITDMLDFSQTTPQNGQVLLLDDTTGQVMKAQ; this is encoded by the coding sequence ATGACCGGCCGATTCCCACGTACCTGCGTTGCACTCCTCACCGGGTCGCTTAACGTGATCCTGCTAGGCTGCGGGGCTACCATATCGACGTCAGTCAGCTCAGGAACGAACGCGGTGCCCCCCGGCACGATCAAACACATAGTGGTGATCTTTCAGGAGAACGTCTCCTTTGACCACTACTTCGGAACCTATCCGACTGCAATAAACATGCCTGGCGAGTCACCTTTCACAGCCCTTCCGGGAACTCCCGCCGTCGATGGTCTCTCACAAACCCTTCTGACGAACAACCCAAACGCCAGCAACACCAGAAACGGTGCTGGAGCTGCGAACCCCTTCCGCCTCTCACCTGCTGACGCCGCGACTGCCGACCAGGATCATCAGTACGGTCCAGAACAACTCGCATTCGACGCCGGCGCAATGGATCTCTTCCCCCTCTCTGTCGGCGCGAAGGACGAAGCCGACATGGGAAGCGGTATCCTCGCCACCACAGGCCTGACGATGGGCTACTACGACGGCAACACCGTCACCGCCATCTGGAACTACGCCCAGCACTATGCAATGAGCGATCGCTTCTTCGGGACAACGTTTGGGCCGTCAACCATTGGCGCCATCAACCTTATCTCGGGACAGACCAACGGTGCCGTAAATGACTTCAACGCCGAAGGTGCCATGATCTCAGATGGATATGGCGGCTTCACGCTCTTCGATAACGCAGATCCAGTCAATGAAATCTGCGCCGCCTCAGACAGCACTGCGCTCCACATGACCGGCAACAATGTAGGCGACCTGCTCAACGGAGCGGGCGTGACCTGGGGATGGTTCGCAGAGGGATTCGATCTCACAGCAACCAACAGCAACGGCACCACAGGCTGTCACAGAAGCCACACATCCGCCATCACCAAGCAAACTTCGCTCGACTACATACCGTACATCAATCCGTTCCAGTACTACGCCTCGACCGCCAACCCGACCCACGCCCGGCCCACCTCATTGCAAACGATCGGCCTCGCGAACGATGGCAGCACCAACCACCAGTACGACCTTCAAGACTTCTTCAACGCCGTAGCTGCAGGAAACTTCCCCGCAGTCAGCTTCCTCAAGCCCGCGGCCTATCACGACGGCCACGCCGGCTTCTCCGATCCTCTTGACGAGCAAGCGTTCCTGACTAGCACCATCAATCTGATCGAGCAGACACCTGAGTGGAGCAGCACAGTCATCCTCGTCGCCTATGACGACTCCGACGGTTGGTACGATCACGTCAACAACGTGATCAACGGCAGTGCAACCGAACAGGATGCTTACACTTCACTCGGCGTCTGTGGAAATAGCGCAACCGCTCTTCCCGGCGTAAACCCTGCGACGTTGCATGCGCAGGGCAGATGCGGCTATGGCCCACGACTACCAATCCTTGTGATCTCACCGTGGGCCAAGCCAAACTATGTCTCCCACACCATCACCGACCAGACCTCCATCTTGCGATTCATCGAAGACGTCTTCTTGAACCAGCAGCGCATTGGACAGGGATCGTATGACTCGATCGCCGGTTCGATCACAGACATGCTCGACTTCAGCCAGACCACACCACAGAACGGACAAGTGCTTCTGCTGGACGACACAACCGGCCAGGTCATGAAGGCTCAATAG
- a CDS encoding cobalamin-independent methionine synthase II family protein has product MAILTEPIGSIPRPAVLIETVSAFQAGKVSRDVLEDAYADALRDTIQRFEQTGSPIITDGEQTKSSFATYPLSGLKNLASDGVTIPFADGHTRQLPRLNAGPFRYGEHVASYTKAARALSQLPIKQAVISASAMSLLYPSSEIPGYSREAFLADLMDEAEADIRGALDAGAVSVQIDFTEGRLSLKLDPSGNLLRSFVALNNKVLDRFTAEERQRIGVHVCPGGDRDSTHSADVDYAGLLPDLFQMNVGRFYLQMASEPDRRRSLRTVGELLQHHHTVFIGVIDPIDPAIETAVEVRDRVLEAASFLPIAQLGTTDDCGFAPFADDTSTARDVAFRKIRARVEGTELAARELGV; this is encoded by the coding sequence ATGGCAATTTTGACAGAACCGATTGGCAGCATTCCGCGCCCTGCTGTTTTGATTGAGACAGTATCGGCTTTTCAAGCTGGAAAAGTAAGTCGAGATGTTCTCGAAGATGCGTATGCAGATGCGCTTCGAGATACGATCCAACGATTCGAGCAGACTGGCTCGCCGATCATTACCGATGGCGAGCAGACGAAGTCCAGCTTCGCGACCTATCCTCTTAGCGGACTCAAGAATCTTGCTTCGGATGGAGTAACGATCCCCTTTGCAGACGGGCATACGCGGCAGTTGCCTCGGCTGAATGCTGGGCCTTTCCGCTATGGGGAACACGTTGCGAGCTACACGAAGGCCGCGCGTGCGTTAAGTCAGCTACCGATTAAACAGGCGGTCATCTCTGCGTCGGCGATGAGCCTGCTCTATCCTTCTTCGGAGATACCGGGCTATTCGCGTGAGGCGTTTTTGGCGGATCTGATGGACGAAGCCGAGGCTGATATTCGAGGTGCGCTTGATGCGGGTGCGGTCTCTGTTCAGATTGATTTTACGGAGGGAAGGCTATCGCTCAAGCTTGATCCGTCAGGTAATTTGTTGCGCAGTTTTGTTGCACTGAATAACAAAGTGCTGGATCGGTTTACTGCGGAGGAGCGTCAGCGGATTGGGGTTCATGTTTGTCCTGGAGGCGATCGTGATTCGACGCATAGTGCGGATGTCGATTATGCGGGGTTGCTGCCTGATCTGTTTCAGATGAACGTTGGGCGGTTCTATCTGCAGATGGCCAGTGAGCCGGACAGAAGGCGAAGCCTGCGTACCGTCGGTGAGCTTCTTCAACACCACCATACGGTTTTTATCGGCGTGATCGATCCGATTGATCCGGCGATCGAGACGGCTGTTGAGGTGCGCGACCGGGTTCTCGAAGCAGCTTCGTTTCTTCCGATTGCACAACTGGGAACTACGGATGATTGTGGCTTTGCTCCCTTCGCGGATGATACTTCCACGGCTCGCGATGTAGCGTTTCGCAAGATTCGAGCGAGAGTTGAAGGGACGGAGTTGGCCGCCCGAGAGCTTGGCGTCTGA
- a CDS encoding ribonuclease T2, giving the protein MEHAVFVGGTREPAKTDCQLAMNSTHIQSAKCNTLAHLASTRYPSPTMKKKATPVLLVLLLLTACNPPPRPTPEPTPRPGAAAALAIEPSANQPFDYYLLNLSWSPEFCHSHPNATECAQRPAFVLHGLWPQNTNGGYPQNCSTDPGPRDPSSFSDIYPDAGLLRHEWRTHGTCSGLAPNAFFDLARKAVRSVVIPTELTSLDHQISMPPGQILDLFAKNNPSFPPDSLALSCGNNYLTALEVCMSKTLQPISCTNIRSCRANTVRIPPP; this is encoded by the coding sequence ATGGAACACGCTGTCTTCGTTGGAGGGACACGAGAACCCGCAAAGACTGATTGTCAGCTTGCGATGAACTCAACACATATTCAATCCGCCAAGTGCAACACGCTGGCGCACCTTGCAAGCACACGCTATCCTTCTCCAACCATGAAGAAGAAAGCCACTCCCGTCCTTCTCGTGCTTCTACTCCTCACCGCGTGTAACCCACCCCCGCGGCCCACGCCCGAGCCAACTCCCCGTCCAGGCGCCGCTGCAGCGTTGGCCATTGAGCCCTCAGCCAACCAGCCCTTTGACTACTACCTCCTCAACCTCAGTTGGTCTCCCGAGTTCTGCCACTCACACCCAAACGCAACCGAGTGCGCCCAGCGCCCCGCCTTCGTACTCCACGGCCTTTGGCCCCAGAACACCAATGGCGGCTATCCGCAAAACTGCTCCACCGACCCCGGCCCGCGCGATCCCTCATCCTTCAGCGACATCTATCCCGATGCCGGTCTCCTCCGTCACGAGTGGCGCACCCACGGCACATGCTCCGGTCTTGCTCCCAACGCCTTCTTCGACCTCGCCCGCAAGGCCGTCCGCTCCGTCGTCATACCAACCGAACTTACCTCGTTGGACCACCAGATCTCCATGCCTCCTGGCCAGATCCTCGATCTCTTTGCAAAAAACAACCCGTCCTTCCCTCCCGACAGTCTCGCTCTAAGCTGCGGCAACAACTACCTCACCGCCCTCGAAGTCTGCATGAGCAAAACCCTCCAACCCATAAGCTGCACGAACATTCGCTCCTGCCGGGCCAACACCGTCCGCATTCCACCCCCGTAG
- a CDS encoding uracil-DNA glycosylase, which produces MAGEVEQQLRAYVEYLRDMGVHDFYRQGEPVYADVASASVPVAAKVAADDVVVETRPLPAKIAVVEDRRLDPVASRPEFLEPPIPKLVSFDDLVPLPESRVDAAHKAEALAAIQTEIGDCTRCPLAYAGRRTIVFGDGDANARLMFVGEGPGADEDTSGLPFVGKAGQLLNNMIQAMGLKREEVYIANIVKCRPPANRVPEPVEANTCDQFLLRQIDVVQPQVVVALGSTAAMYLLGVKQSLSSLRGKWHSCRGAKLAVTYHPAFLLRDPRMKGDAWKDLQMVMAELGLKAPAKA; this is translated from the coding sequence ATGGCAGGTGAGGTAGAGCAGCAGCTGCGGGCTTACGTTGAGTATCTTCGCGACATGGGCGTCCATGACTTTTATCGTCAGGGAGAGCCGGTGTATGCCGACGTTGCTTCTGCTTCGGTCCCTGTTGCTGCCAAGGTTGCTGCGGACGATGTTGTGGTTGAAACGCGTCCACTGCCTGCGAAGATTGCTGTGGTGGAAGATCGGCGACTTGATCCAGTTGCGAGTCGACCTGAATTTCTGGAGCCTCCGATTCCGAAGCTTGTGAGTTTCGATGATCTTGTTCCCCTGCCTGAGAGCCGGGTGGATGCGGCACATAAGGCAGAGGCGTTGGCTGCGATTCAAACAGAGATTGGTGATTGCACGCGTTGTCCGTTAGCCTATGCGGGGCGACGTACGATCGTGTTTGGCGACGGCGATGCGAATGCGCGGTTGATGTTTGTTGGCGAAGGGCCTGGGGCGGATGAAGATACCTCTGGCCTTCCGTTCGTCGGTAAGGCTGGGCAGCTGCTGAACAACATGATTCAAGCGATGGGCCTCAAGCGCGAGGAGGTGTACATCGCCAATATCGTGAAGTGCAGACCGCCAGCGAACCGGGTTCCGGAGCCTGTTGAGGCCAATACCTGCGATCAGTTCTTGCTGCGGCAGATCGATGTGGTGCAGCCCCAGGTGGTGGTGGCGCTGGGATCTACGGCAGCGATGTATCTGCTGGGGGTGAAGCAGTCCCTAAGCTCACTGCGAGGCAAGTGGCATAGCTGCCGCGGAGCCAAGCTTGCTGTGACCTACCATCCGGCATTTCTGCTACGAGATCCGCGCATGAAGGGCGATGCGTGGAAGGATCTGCAGATGGTGATGGCGGAGTTAGGGCTGAAGGCTCCGGCCAAGGCGTAG
- the rpoZ gene encoding DNA-directed RNA polymerase subunit omega, translating to MTIENAFHNKYSLVKGAARRARQLQSGASPLIVAKSMKACRVAQDEIKQGHVKFVLPERVVDPALDTPVH from the coding sequence ATGACGATTGAAAATGCATTCCACAATAAATACAGCCTAGTCAAAGGTGCGGCGCGACGTGCGCGGCAGCTCCAGTCGGGCGCCTCTCCTCTGATCGTGGCCAAATCGATGAAGGCGTGTCGCGTGGCGCAGGATGAGATCAAGCAGGGCCATGTGAAGTTCGTTTTGCCGGAGCGCGTTGTGGATCCGGCGCTCGATACTCCTGTGCACTAA
- the gmk gene encoding guanylate kinase, whose protein sequence is MAGILFIISAPSGSGKSTLVSQLRTLVEGLDFSISYTTRALRGSETDGREYHFTTREEFERMIGAGDFLEWAEVFGNYYGTAVSALSHAKDAGKDLLLDIDVQGAVQVMKKLPEAVSIFILPPSPEVLERRLRNRSAAEHVTSEMVIQSRLAEARNELKQMWDYKYALVNDVLDEAVAELRAIVLCERGDGDGVQALASSCRTDAASPRLRAALSTFDD, encoded by the coding sequence ATGGCGGGAATTCTTTTTATCATTTCGGCGCCGTCGGGTTCGGGGAAGTCGACGCTGGTGAGTCAGCTGCGGACGTTGGTGGAGGGGTTGGATTTTTCGATTTCCTATACGACGCGGGCGCTCCGGGGGTCGGAGACCGATGGGCGCGAGTATCACTTCACGACGCGGGAGGAGTTTGAGCGGATGATTGGGGCAGGGGACTTCCTGGAGTGGGCGGAGGTCTTCGGCAACTACTATGGGACGGCGGTTTCGGCGCTGAGTCACGCGAAGGATGCGGGGAAGGACCTGTTGCTCGATATCGATGTGCAGGGTGCGGTGCAGGTGATGAAGAAGCTGCCGGAGGCGGTGTCGATCTTCATCCTGCCACCGAGCCCAGAGGTGCTGGAAAGGCGGCTTCGTAACCGCAGTGCGGCAGAGCACGTCACCTCTGAGATGGTGATTCAGAGCCGGCTGGCTGAGGCTCGGAATGAGCTGAAGCAGATGTGGGACTACAAGTATGCGCTTGTGAACGATGTTCTGGATGAAGCTGTTGCAGAGCTGCGAGCGATTGTATTGTGCGAGCGCGGGGACGGCGACGGAGTGCAGGCGCTGGCTTCGAGCTGCAGGACCGATGCTGCCTCGCCGAGGTTAAGGGCGGCGTTAAGCACGTTTGATGACTAA